TTAACTTTTTCATATTGCTTCTCCTTTCTTTTATTGTTGTACGATAATTTTTTCAAAGTAATTTAATTCAGGAATTTGTAAAATATACATTCCTTGAGGTACATCTACATGCCATTGGGTATAAACCTCTTGTAAAGTAGTAGTTGCTACCACTTTGCCCGTTACATCTGCTAATACAACTGAAATAGCCTTTTGTGGAACATTACCTAAAAAAATGCTCAATGTCCCCGTAGTAGGGTTAGGATACACTTCAATCTTATCTTCCCATGAACTTACACGATGAGGGCTGCTCCCTCCTCCCCCTCCACAACCCGATGAACTCACAGCCCCCGAATACCTTATCCAATTACTACTCTCATGCCAACCTGTACAACTACTACTGACCGCTAACTTTATCTTGTAAATCTTACCAGGTACAAAAGTATATAGGCTATTGAGCTTACGCAAATACACCGAAGGAGAGGTTGCAGGAAACCAATTAGCATAATAAGGTCCTGTTACAGTGTGGCTACCTATGGCGTTTGTCTCAAAAATTTCTATGAACTGGTTTTGGGCAGTAACCCAAGTGCCGTACCAACCCCCTGCTAAATATACCTCTCCACACTTTTCATGTACTCTACTAAACGAATACGCAGGACTGCAAGAATTGCACTGATACTTATACGCAGGAATATGACTTGTGCTAGAAGTAGAACCTTTCAACGAATTATACATCCATGTAAGTTGGTCGGGGGTTAGCGACTCTAGGTACAACCCACTATCCATAACATTATTAGTGTGACCTTTTGTACAAGTTGGTGTATCTGCACATAGATCTCCTTCGAAGGTATGAAATAAGTATAGCAGGTGTCCAAGTTCATGGTTCATTGTAGGGGTTGACCAGTTACCTGTGCCCCATACTATATTTACCCAGTCATTACTATGGGCATTATACATGTTCCATTGGTTTTGACAGGAAAAGCGCATGCCATTGACAGGTGCGGGAATACCTGCGGCACAGCCATCATGCATGGTAAAAGGACCTAAAACTATGTTTAAGGTATTGGAGGGATTTACAGCATACCTTGCCAAACTATCCATAGCTTTACAAGCATGGGAATGGATAATGTCATAAGCGTTATTTTCTACTCTGTGAAAATAAACACCTACCAAGGTATAAAGAATTTTGATGGGATAAACGGCTGGGGCTGTAAATACGCAAGAGGTGTGAAGGCTTTGGAGTGGGACATTTTGTAGCAGTCTGACATTAGCGGCATGAACGATTTCTGCGGCAAACCGATAGCCGTTCCAAAGTTGGTGATAGTTAGCGGGTTGTCCTAAGGGAATGGGTTCTCCTACTTTTCCGTCGTCAAATTCATTGAAGTTTCCTGTTCCATCTTTACGAAGGAAGTAATGAATAGCGGTTCTGATATGGAAGATGCTATCTTCGCCGCAA
The sequence above is drawn from the Bacteroidia bacterium genome and encodes:
- a CDS encoding zinc-dependent metalloprotease; its protein translation is MKAQPHTFSCGTPHDAKSHLNSQDILAKLNTLSPPCGEDSIFHIRTAIHYFLRKDGTGNFNEFDDGKVGEPIPLGQPANYHQLWNGYRFAAEIVHAANVRLLQNVPLQSLHTSCVFTAPAVYPIKILYTLVGVYFHRVENNAYDIIHSHACKAMDSLARYAVNPSNTLNIVLGPFTMHDGCAAGIPAPVNGMRFSCQNQWNMYNAHSNDWVNIVWGTGNWSTPTMNHELGHLLYLFHTFEGDLCADTPTCTKGHTNNVMDSGLYLESLTPDQLTWMYNSLKGSTSSTSHIPAYKYQCNSCSPAYSFSRVHEKCGEVYLAGGWYGTWVTAQNQFIEIFETNAIGSHTVTGPYYANWFPATSPSVYLRKLNSLYTFVPGKIYKIKLAVSSSCTGWHESSNWIRYSGAVSSSGCGGGGGSSPHRVSSWEDKIEVYPNPTTGTLSIFLGNVPQKAISVVLADVTGKVVATTTLQEVYTQWHVDVPQGMYILQIPELNYFEKIIVQQ